A region of Chitinophaga horti DNA encodes the following proteins:
- a CDS encoding SRPBCC domain-containing protein, whose product METPKVITNTIQISAHAERVWEVLTKPEYTKQYMFGCVPETDWQPNSPILWKGVFDGVEMTAVKGHIVQVRPGHHLSYTVIDPNNQEIPDVPENYLTVTYDLQELNGETRFTVTQGDYSKVANGEARFKDSEAEGGWQAILEQIKSVAEQV is encoded by the coding sequence ATGGAAACGCCCAAAGTTATCACCAACACGATTCAAATCAGTGCACACGCGGAAAGAGTATGGGAAGTACTCACTAAACCTGAATACACTAAACAATATATGTTCGGTTGCGTACCGGAAACAGACTGGCAACCTAACAGCCCTATTTTATGGAAGGGCGTATTCGATGGCGTAGAAATGACGGCGGTGAAGGGCCATATTGTACAGGTAAGGCCTGGTCATCATTTGTCTTACACGGTGATCGATCCCAACAACCAGGAGATTCCTGATGTACCGGAAAACTATCTTACCGTTACTTACGATTTGCAGGAGCTGAACGGGGAAACACGCTTCACTGTTACCCAGGGCGATTATAGCAAAGTGGCCAACGGGGAAGCCCGGTTTAAAGATTCAGAAGCAGAAGGGGGCTGGCAGGCAATTCTGGAGCAGATTAAGTCGGTCGCAGAGCAGGTGTAA
- a CDS encoding TetR/AcrR family transcriptional regulator, with product MVRTKKFDEDAVLDKAVDLFRRQGYQGTTPRELTEQLGISRSSLYDTYGDKRSLFIKVMKRYKRNRANQLKSVQQRSVNALQSIRTIFQMTVDECFVDADPKGCFLVNAIIELAPRETELINLVSDCMKDHEDVLYQLIRQGIADRQIKRIAHPKAAARYLVNALYGISISVKAGADRKLCSEIIRNTLSPIEP from the coding sequence ATGGTAAGGACCAAAAAGTTTGATGAGGACGCTGTGCTGGACAAGGCCGTGGACCTCTTTCGCCGCCAGGGTTACCAGGGCACCACGCCCCGTGAGCTGACCGAGCAACTGGGCATCAGTCGCTCCAGCCTCTACGATACCTATGGCGACAAACGTTCGCTGTTCATTAAAGTAATGAAGCGCTACAAACGCAACCGCGCCAACCAGTTAAAGTCGGTACAGCAACGTTCCGTCAACGCGCTTCAGTCGATCCGGACCATCTTTCAAATGACGGTGGATGAATGTTTTGTTGATGCCGATCCGAAAGGCTGCTTCCTCGTCAATGCCATCATCGAACTGGCTCCACGCGAAACAGAATTGATCAACCTCGTGTCTGACTGTATGAAAGATCATGAAGACGTTTTATACCAACTGATACGGCAGGGCATTGCCGACCGGCAGATCAAACGCATTGCTCATCCAAAAGCCGCTGCCAGGTATCTCGTAAATGCCTTGTACGGCATTAGCATCTCCGTTAAAGCCGGGGCCGACCGTAAGCTTTGCAGCGAGATCATAAGGAATACACTATCACCCATAGAACCATAA
- a CDS encoding alpha-L-rhamnosidase C-terminal domain-containing protein, whose protein sequence is MKTLFTFTIMLLWAMVAPAQQVNPALLSGQWPASWIYCASAPVKDYGVFHFRKTFEVAAKPASFIIHVSADNRYRLFINGKPICSGPARGDLYNWYFETVDIAPYLQPGKNVLAALVWNMGIDAPVAQVTNQTGLVVQGNGEAEKIVNTNTSWKVLHNKAYAPCSQDNGARLRTYMVIGPGDKVTGADFPWGWEQPGYNDASWSSAAGLGNAPVAGYGTDNRWTLTPRTIPLMEETLQRIPKVARANGIKANDGFLSGKSPLTIPANQTVSILLDQSFNTVAYPELLVSKGAGSSIKVTYAEALFANRQKVHRDKIEGMEIMGNYDIFLPDGGAQRLFRPLWLRTFRYLQLDITTGNEPLVINDLRGVYTGYPFEVKAAFSSSDPSLQDIWNVGWRTARLCAGETYYDCPYYEQLQYEGDTRIQALISLYVTGDDRLMRKAIHDFYCSRVPEGLTQGRYPSNRLQVIPPFSLYWVSMVYDYWMHRKDDAFVQQYLTAVTGVLDWYERHIDAKTQMLGPMKWWNFTDWNAAFPNGTPDGATDGNSSILSLHYAYTLQQAAELYDAYGQPAAAKRARERAAALNKSSYAACFNTARNAMANTPAQQTYSQHAGIIAVLAGAIPADKEKMVLRTLMTDNTLSQATAYYRFYLMRALKKAGMADMYYGQLKPWRDMLALGLTTFAEKEEPTRSDCHAWSASPNYDFLATICGIMPASPGFGTVRIAPALGELKTASGKMPHPAGEIIVAFKRKGEKGLTADITLPAGLSGEFVWNGKTVKLKEGKQQLSE, encoded by the coding sequence ATGAAAACGCTTTTCACGTTCACTATTATGTTGTTATGGGCGATGGTCGCCCCCGCGCAGCAGGTAAACCCCGCTTTGCTCTCCGGTCAATGGCCTGCCAGCTGGATCTATTGCGCCTCCGCCCCGGTAAAGGATTATGGCGTGTTTCATTTCCGAAAGACTTTCGAGGTGGCGGCAAAGCCGGCTTCGTTTATCATTCATGTATCTGCCGACAACCGTTATCGCCTGTTTATCAATGGTAAACCCATTTGCAGTGGCCCGGCGCGTGGCGATTTATATAACTGGTATTTTGAAACGGTGGATATTGCCCCTTACCTGCAACCCGGTAAAAACGTGCTGGCCGCCCTGGTATGGAATATGGGTATCGATGCGCCGGTGGCACAGGTCACTAACCAGACGGGCCTCGTGGTGCAAGGTAACGGAGAGGCGGAGAAGATCGTGAACACCAACACCTCATGGAAAGTGTTACACAACAAAGCGTACGCACCCTGCTCGCAGGACAATGGTGCGCGGCTACGCACCTATATGGTAATTGGTCCGGGTGATAAGGTAACCGGTGCTGATTTCCCCTGGGGATGGGAGCAGCCTGGATACAACGATGCCTCATGGTCATCCGCCGCCGGCCTCGGTAATGCTCCGGTTGCAGGCTACGGCACCGATAACCGCTGGACGCTTACGCCACGCACGATCCCGCTGATGGAAGAAACATTGCAACGTATTCCGAAGGTAGCCAGGGCGAACGGTATCAAGGCAAATGACGGCTTCCTGTCCGGTAAGTCGCCGCTTACCATACCAGCTAATCAGACCGTCAGCATACTGCTCGATCAATCGTTCAATACGGTGGCTTACCCCGAACTGCTCGTCAGCAAAGGCGCTGGCAGCAGCATCAAAGTAACTTATGCAGAAGCACTTTTTGCAAACCGTCAGAAGGTGCACCGCGATAAGATCGAGGGCATGGAGATAATGGGTAACTATGATATTTTCCTGCCGGATGGTGGTGCACAACGATTGTTTCGCCCGCTGTGGCTGCGCACGTTCCGGTATCTTCAACTGGATATTACGACTGGTAACGAGCCGCTGGTGATCAACGACCTCCGTGGTGTTTATACCGGTTACCCTTTCGAAGTAAAAGCCGCCTTTTCTTCCAGCGATCCATCGTTACAGGATATCTGGAATGTTGGTTGGCGCACCGCCCGTCTCTGCGCAGGCGAAACGTACTATGACTGCCCGTACTACGAGCAGCTGCAATACGAAGGCGACACCCGCATCCAGGCACTGATCAGCCTTTACGTTACCGGCGACGATCGCCTAATGCGTAAGGCTATTCATGACTTCTATTGTTCCAGGGTGCCCGAAGGCCTCACCCAGGGCCGCTACCCGAGCAACCGGCTGCAGGTGATACCCCCGTTTTCGTTGTACTGGGTGTCGATGGTGTACGATTACTGGATGCATAGAAAGGACGATGCCTTTGTTCAACAATACCTGACGGCCGTTACGGGTGTGCTGGACTGGTATGAGCGGCACATCGATGCAAAAACACAAATGCTCGGCCCCATGAAGTGGTGGAACTTTACCGACTGGAACGCCGCGTTTCCTAATGGTACTCCCGATGGTGCTACAGACGGGAACAGCTCCATATTAAGCCTGCATTACGCCTATACGTTGCAACAGGCAGCGGAGTTGTACGACGCATACGGTCAGCCCGCAGCCGCGAAGCGTGCACGCGAACGGGCGGCAGCATTGAATAAAAGTAGCTACGCGGCATGTTTTAACACCGCCCGCAATGCGATGGCTAACACGCCAGCTCAGCAAACTTACAGTCAGCACGCAGGCATCATCGCCGTACTGGCCGGGGCTATTCCTGCTGATAAAGAAAAGATGGTGTTACGTACGCTTATGACGGATAATACCCTGAGCCAGGCCACCGCTTATTACCGCTTTTACCTGATGCGTGCCTTGAAAAAGGCGGGCATGGCAGATATGTATTATGGTCAGTTGAAACCCTGGCGGGATATGCTGGCCCTGGGGCTTACTACGTTTGCCGAAAAAGAAGAACCTACCCGTTCCGACTGTCACGCGTGGAGCGCCAGTCCCAATTATGATTTCCTGGCCACAATCTGCGGCATCATGCCTGCCAGTCCTGGTTTTGGCACCGTGCGTATTGCGCCGGCCCTGGGTGAACTGAAAACGGCATCTGGCAAAATGCCGCATCCCGCAGGGGAAATTATCGTAGCTTTTAAAAGAAAAGGGGAGAAGGGCCTTACCGCGGATATCACGCTACCAGCTGGCCTCAGTGGCGAGTTTGTATGGAATGGCAAAACCGTGAAACTGAAAGAAGGAAAGCAACAACTGAGCGAATAG
- a CDS encoding glycoside hydrolase, translated as MKLIPRILPALLALFMLSCKKEVRTEKVSIDDQQAAIAAATWETVLDNTSFANYTAFESKWNYLYPWGSDHNGSARMYASATDHNHVYLTNDELHILATKISWNEGNSTSTPYYAIKYHSGAVNVKQHVLINDQFPNWEVKCDFQAPSVLGSWPAFWLTGVNSWPPESDIMEFKGNNNNWQNTFRTSSDVSSTITAVSNPGAWHTYRVWITKTSATDVAIHYYIDGVWKAQHNANFVGKPLYVIINMQMEGSSGTPGPSANTYLKARNIYIGRTRAY; from the coding sequence ATGAAACTGATTCCTCGAATCTTACCCGCTTTATTAGCCCTGTTTATGCTTTCCTGCAAGAAGGAAGTGCGCACGGAAAAAGTAAGCATTGATGACCAGCAGGCAGCCATTGCCGCCGCTACCTGGGAAACAGTGCTGGATAATACTTCATTTGCGAATTACACTGCCTTTGAATCGAAATGGAACTACCTGTACCCATGGGGTTCCGACCATAACGGCAGCGCAAGGATGTACGCCAGCGCTACCGATCACAATCACGTTTATCTCACCAATGACGAGTTGCACATCCTCGCCACAAAGATCAGCTGGAACGAAGGTAACAGCACGTCTACGCCTTATTACGCGATCAAGTACCATTCAGGTGCCGTAAATGTGAAACAACATGTATTGATCAATGACCAGTTCCCGAACTGGGAAGTGAAATGTGACTTCCAGGCGCCGTCTGTATTAGGCTCCTGGCCTGCGTTTTGGCTGACCGGTGTAAACAGCTGGCCGCCGGAAAGTGACATCATGGAGTTTAAAGGAAATAACAATAACTGGCAGAACACCTTTCGTACATCCTCTGACGTGAGCAGTACCATCACGGCGGTATCTAACCCCGGTGCCTGGCATACTTACCGGGTGTGGATTACGAAAACGAGCGCCACGGACGTAGCGATTCACTATTACATCGATGGGGTGTGGAAGGCGCAACATAACGCGAACTTCGTGGGCAAACCTTTGTATGTGATTATTAACATGCAGATGGAAGGTTCCAGCGGAACGCCCGGCCCAAGCGCCAATACATACCTGAAGGCACGTAACATTTACATCGGCCGCACAAGGGCTTACTAA
- a CDS encoding FAD-dependent oxidoreductase — protein MLRVFESGWRETFNKFDPIPNFKTDANNHGPFGFDNIGMNYDYPEADYERRKAIIKEHELYQKGWLYFVANDPRIPRDVRYQMSQWGLARDEFRDNGNWPHQLYIREARRMIGKEVMTEHEVLSKRGIRQSIGMGSYTLDAHNAQRYVTRDGYVQNEGDIGIDAPKPYRISYGAIIPKRTECQNLLVPVCVSSSHIAYGSIRMEPVFMILGQSAATAAAQAIDCKSSVQDIDYIRLRVRLFEDGQRLELSQII, from the coding sequence TTGTTACGTGTATTCGAATCCGGCTGGCGCGAAACATTTAACAAGTTTGATCCGATCCCCAATTTTAAGACCGACGCCAACAACCACGGTCCTTTCGGCTTCGATAATATCGGCATGAACTACGATTATCCTGAAGCCGATTACGAACGCCGTAAAGCCATTATCAAAGAACATGAATTGTATCAGAAAGGATGGTTATACTTCGTGGCAAACGATCCGCGTATACCGAGAGACGTTCGTTACCAGATGTCGCAATGGGGCTTAGCGAGAGATGAGTTTCGCGACAATGGCAACTGGCCGCACCAGTTGTACATCCGCGAAGCGCGGCGTATGATCGGTAAGGAAGTGATGACCGAACATGAAGTACTTAGCAAGCGAGGCATCAGGCAGTCGATCGGTATGGGCTCGTATACCCTGGATGCTCATAATGCGCAACGATACGTAACCCGCGATGGGTATGTGCAGAATGAGGGCGACATCGGCATTGATGCACCAAAGCCCTACCGCATTTCCTATGGTGCCATCATTCCTAAAAGAACTGAGTGCCAGAATTTACTGGTGCCCGTATGTGTGTCCAGCTCCCATATCGCCTATGGCTCCATCCGTATGGAGCCTGTATTTATGATCCTGGGGCAAAGCGCGGCCACGGCTGCGGCGCAGGCGATTGACTGCAAATCATCAGTACAGGATATTGACTACATCCGTTTGCGGGTACGGTTATTCGAAGACGGGCAACGACTCGAACTCTCACAGATCATATAA
- a CDS encoding FAD-dependent oxidoreductase produces MRKMLLLAGLAMYQLLSPAPGYGRSAPRYEADIIIYGGTSAAVTAAVQARKLRKTVIIVSPDKHLGGLTSGGLGFTDTGNKSTIGGLAREFYHRVYLHYQTPGAWRWQAQVDYGNKGQGTPAMDGDERTMWIFEPHVAEKIFEDFIREHKITVYRDEWLDRKSGVVKNGPNIQSIRTLSGKVYAGKIFIDATYEGDLMAAAGVSYHVGREANRVYNEQWNGIQVGVLHHGHYFKKSIHAYKIPGDPASGLLPAYHRNCRAAGAMETNGYKPTAFDYASRAKRPTASLSANRQATIRSNTNFCYVYSNPAGAKHLTSLIRSPILRPTPTTTVLSASIISA; encoded by the coding sequence ATGAGAAAAATGCTGCTACTGGCAGGTCTGGCTATGTACCAACTTCTTAGCCCGGCGCCAGGCTACGGCCGTTCCGCCCCCAGGTACGAAGCCGACATTATTATTTATGGAGGTACTTCTGCTGCCGTTACTGCTGCCGTTCAGGCCCGCAAGCTGCGTAAAACCGTGATCATCGTTTCTCCTGACAAACATTTAGGTGGATTAACTTCCGGTGGATTAGGCTTTACCGATACCGGTAATAAATCAACGATCGGTGGACTGGCCCGCGAGTTTTACCACCGCGTTTACCTTCACTATCAAACGCCGGGTGCATGGCGCTGGCAGGCACAGGTGGATTATGGTAACAAGGGACAAGGCACACCAGCCATGGACGGTGACGAACGTACGATGTGGATTTTTGAACCACATGTAGCAGAAAAGATTTTTGAAGACTTTATCCGTGAACATAAAATCACTGTTTACCGCGACGAGTGGCTCGACCGCAAAAGCGGCGTTGTTAAAAACGGGCCCAATATACAATCTATCCGAACGCTCAGTGGCAAAGTGTACGCCGGCAAAATCTTTATCGACGCTACTTACGAAGGTGACCTGATGGCCGCTGCCGGCGTAAGTTACCATGTAGGCCGCGAGGCGAACCGTGTATACAATGAGCAATGGAATGGCATACAGGTAGGCGTGCTACACCATGGTCACTACTTCAAAAAAAGCATTCATGCTTACAAAATTCCCGGCGACCCTGCCAGCGGACTACTTCCCGCATATCACCGGAATTGCCGGGCCGCCGGGGCGATGGAGACAAACGGATACAAGCCTACTGCTTTCGACTATGCCTCACGCGCGAAAAGGCCAACCGCCTCCCTTTCAGCAAACCGGCAGGCTACGATCCGCAGCAATACGAACTTTTGTTACGTGTATTCGAATCCGGCTGGCGCGAAACATTTAACAAGTTTGATCCGATCCCCAATTTTAAGACCGACGCCAACAACCACGGTCCTTTCGGCTTCGATAATATCGGCATGA
- a CDS encoding SRPBCC family protein: protein MEKLFVDQSIDINAPASIVWEVLTHPDFNIQWIHEWWPEIKEVKTEWKTAGPVQWMTGEEEIGAEGRVFIANPPLLLSYSFSVIGKEPAMQEDIIYKLEEIECGTRLSVSVGDFSDSEEHIACFPGAVVAWSKSLPKIKQLSEQQIVHL, encoded by the coding sequence ATGGAAAAACTTTTTGTAGATCAATCCATAGACATAAACGCCCCAGCCAGTATTGTATGGGAAGTACTCACGCATCCCGACTTCAATATTCAATGGATACACGAATGGTGGCCTGAAATAAAAGAAGTAAAAACCGAATGGAAAACAGCTGGCCCGGTGCAATGGATGACCGGCGAAGAGGAGATAGGTGCTGAAGGCCGCGTGTTTATTGCTAACCCGCCACTGTTGTTAAGTTACAGCTTTAGCGTGATCGGGAAGGAACCTGCCATGCAGGAAGACATCATTTATAAACTGGAGGAAATCGAATGCGGCACACGTTTGTCCGTTTCGGTGGGAGACTTCAGTGATTCGGAAGAACATATCGCCTGTTTTCCGGGGGCGGTGGTCGCATGGAGTAAGTCGCTGCCCAAAATCAAACAGCTTTCAGAACAGCAGATCGTTCATTTATAA
- a CDS encoding DUF1801 domain-containing protein yields MRDIDQYFQSKDEPVKSCLLALRSYLLQYSPTLTETWKYRMPFYCYKGKMYCYLWTHKKYGQPYLGIVDGNLIDHPDLLPETRARMKILLIDPEADLPVDTLNELMQRMLKIRQ; encoded by the coding sequence ATGCGCGACATCGATCAATATTTTCAATCGAAGGATGAACCGGTGAAAAGCTGTCTGCTGGCGCTTCGCAGCTACCTGTTACAATATAGTCCCACGCTTACGGAAACCTGGAAGTACCGTATGCCTTTCTATTGCTATAAAGGAAAGATGTATTGTTACCTTTGGACGCACAAAAAGTACGGGCAGCCTTACCTTGGCATTGTTGACGGTAACCTCATCGACCACCCCGACCTGTTACCGGAAACACGGGCAAGGATGAAGATACTGCTCATCGACCCGGAAGCCGATTTACCCGTCGACACCTTAAACGAGCTGATGCAGCGAATGCTCAAAATCCGTCAATAG
- a CDS encoding 3-keto-disaccharide hydrolase — protein sequence MKYAIYALCFLGLFSACRTARPAKTTQAEWKSLFNGKDIEDWFVKIHHHEVGVNFGQTFRVEDSVIQVRYDQYGDFNDQFGHLYYKIPYSYYHLSMEYRFVGELHRGAPGYTLRNSGVMYHSQDPRTMPKEQDWPISIEMQFLGGLGDGKERTTGNMCSPGTHIVYEGKLDTRHCINSTSKTYDGDQWVKAELIVLGDSLITHIINGDTVMRYSKPQIGGDVANRFDPRIKEDGKILKSGFIALQSEGQPVDFRRVKLRDLSREMKK from the coding sequence ATGAAATATGCCATATACGCCCTCTGTTTCCTGGGACTTTTTTCCGCCTGCAGAACTGCCCGTCCGGCCAAAACCACGCAAGCCGAATGGAAATCGCTCTTCAACGGAAAGGATATCGAAGACTGGTTTGTGAAGATCCATCACCATGAAGTGGGTGTTAATTTCGGGCAAACCTTTCGGGTGGAGGATAGCGTGATACAGGTACGGTATGACCAATATGGGGATTTTAACGACCAGTTCGGGCATCTTTACTATAAAATACCCTACTCGTACTACCATCTTTCGATGGAATACCGCTTCGTAGGCGAGCTGCATCGTGGCGCCCCGGGTTACACCCTGCGCAACAGCGGTGTCATGTACCACTCCCAGGACCCGCGCACCATGCCTAAAGAGCAGGACTGGCCTATTTCTATCGAGATGCAGTTCCTCGGCGGCCTTGGCGACGGCAAGGAGCGCACCACCGGCAATATGTGCTCCCCGGGCACCCATATCGTGTACGAAGGCAAACTCGATACCCGCCATTGCATCAATTCTACCTCTAAAACCTACGACGGCGACCAGTGGGTAAAAGCCGAACTGATCGTCCTGGGCGATTCCCTCATCACCCACATCATTAACGGCGACACCGTGATGCGCTACTCCAAACCGCAGATCGGCGGTGACGTGGCCAACCGCTTCGATCCGCGAATCAAAGAGGATGGTAAGATCCTGAAGAGCGGGTTTATCGCCTTGCAGAGTGAGGGGCAGCCGGTAGATTTCAGGCGGGTGAAGTTGAGGGATTTGAGCAGGGAGATGAAGAAGTAA